A stretch of the Drosophila sulfurigaster albostrigata strain 15112-1811.04 chromosome 2L, ASM2355843v2, whole genome shotgun sequence genome encodes the following:
- the LOC133838462 gene encoding uncharacterized protein LOC133838462, producing the protein MPFIERFVQIRNFVMNICLVEAIQFVQDLTHAICLDFQGLFNLK; encoded by the coding sequence ATGCCTTTCATCGAACGATTCGTACAAATTCGTAATTTTGTTATGAACATTTGCCTTGTCGAGGCCATACAATTTGTCCAGGACCTAACGCATGCCATTTGTTTGGACTTTCAAGGCCTCTTCAATCTGAAATAG
- the LOC133838274 gene encoding protein bicaudal C, translating to MLSCASFNKLIYQTAADVTAMASGKSTPVGVDLSSLPLATGVGDGSVGRGAPSETQSEISSVDSDWSDIRAIALKLGVQNPDDLHTERFKVDRQKLEQLIKENSVIEGMNGAEYFFDEIMNTTDTYVSWPCRLKIGAKSKKDPHVRIVGKMEQVQRAKDQILSSLDSRGTRVIMKMDVSYTDHSYIIGRGGNNIKRIMDESHTHIHFPDSNRSNPTEKSNQVSLCGSLEGVERARAMVRLSTPLLISFEMPVMGPGKVQPDHETPYIKMVESKFNVQVIFSSRPKLHTSLVLVKGSEKESAQVRDATQLLINFAFENIANQILVNVQMEISPQHHEIVKGKNNVNLLNIMERTQTKIIFPDLTDMNVKPLKKSQVTISGRIDDVYRARQQLLGNLPVVLIFDFPDNQTDASEIMGLNVKYGVYITLRQKARQSTLAIVIKGIEKFIDKIYEARQEILCLSTPAIKPELPDHYYMPKDKDLNLAYRTQLTALLAGYPDSPKTPSLLPPSMGSQLSPYGNKNHLLLNGNVAVGMTTPTGVCTPTQKYMPLHNSAYQPRQVPTITQNNNTNNNNNFLQVPTSGLLKPPQVPSGPPSVGSNVSPRNSCSQNTSGYQSFSSSTTSLEQSYPPYGQLQGAVSSTSSSSGGNNNRAHYSPDSTYSSETGSIAGTTARLGRRLSDGVLLGLGSAIGGAHLLPGSAESYRNLHYDLAAAAGKHQHHQQQQASQRACEFDIQRALGFKAMERTPVAGELRTPTPAWMGMGISRTSPAPIETVDDGSNGGANTANGWRMPPPPPGLCSPYGLSATTGLLDATPVSRRLQLSQHKDIHTLLTSVGLEHYIKIFVLNEIDLEMFTTLTEENLMELGITAFGARKKLLAAIHTLLANEAACSSMPSSSSSQSSSPRFSGSAAPGAERRPSNQW from the exons ATGCTCTCCTGTGCCTCATTCAATAAGCTTATTTATCAAACGGCCGCGGATGTTACCGCCATGGCCAGCGGTAAATCGACTCCAGTTGGAGTCGATCTTAGTTCTCTGCCGCTGGCAACAGGCGTTGGCGACGGTAGCGTGGGACGTGGTGCCCCCAGCGAAACGCAGAGCGAAATCTCATCGGTGGACAGCGATTGGAGTGACATACGTGCcattgcattgaaattggGAGTACAAAATCCAGACGATTTGCACACGGAACGTTTTAAGGTGGACCGACAGAAACTAGAACAGTTGATAAAGG AGAACAGCGTCATTGAAGGCATGAACGGTGCTGAGTATTTCTTTGATGAG ATAATGAACACCACGGATACTTATGTGAGCTGGCCTTGCAGACTCAAGATTGGAGCCAAGAGCAAAAAGG atCCCCATGTGCGAATTGTGGGTAAAATGGAACAGGTGCAGCGTGCCAAGGATCAAATTCTGAGCAGCCTGGACTCAAGG ggGACGCGTGTGATTATGAAAATGGATGTCAGCTATACGGATCACTCTTACATCATTGGCCGCGGCGGTAACAATATAAAGCGGATTATGGATGAATCGCATACGCATATACATTTCCCAGATTCGAATCGTTCGAATCCCACGGAGAAATCGAATCAAGTTTCGCTTTGCGGCAGTTTGGAGGGCGTTGAACGTGCCAGGGCCATGGTGCGACTCTCGACACCGCTGCTCATCTCGTTCGAGATGCCAGTAATGGGTCCAGGAAAGGTGCAGCCAGATCACGAGACGCCCTACATCAAGATGGTCGAAAGCAAGTTCAATGTGCAG GTCATATTCTCATCGCGACCCAAGTTGCATACATCCCTGGTGCTTGTCAAGGGCTCCGAAAAGGAGTCGGCCCAAGTACGCGATGCCACACAGCTCCTTATCAACTTTGCCTTTGAGAATATTGCA AATCAAATTCTTGTCAATGTGCAAATGGAGATATCGCCGCAACATCATGAGATTGTAAAGGGAAAGAATAATGTAAATCTGCTGAACATCATGGAGCGCACACAGACCAAAATCATATTCCCCGATCTGACAGACATGAACGTGAAGCCGCTGAAAAAGTCACAGGTTACGATTAGTGGACGCATCGATGATGTCTATAGGGCGCGACAACAATTGCTTGGCAATTTGCCCGTTGTCTTGATATTTGACTTTCCCGACAATCAGACCGATGCATCTGAAATTATGGGTCTTAACGTCAAATACGGCGTCTATATAACGCTACGCCAAAAGGCGCGACAAAGCACGCTGGCCATCGTTATCAAGGGCATTGAGAAATTTAT AGACAAGATATACGAGGCACGCCAGGAGATATTATGTCTGTCGACGCCGGCGATCAAACCGGAGCTACCCGATCATTACTATATGCCCAAGGATAAGGATCTGAATTTGGCGTATCGCACTCAATTGACCGCATTGCTTGCTGGCTATCCCGATAGTCCGAAGACGCCTTCCCTGTTGCCGCCCTCAATGGGGTCACAATTGTCGCCATATGGCAACAAGAATCATTTACTGCTCAATGGCAATGTAGCCGTTGGCATGACCACGCCCACTGGGGTCTGCACGCCCACTCAAAAGTATATGCCGTTACACAATAGCGCCTACCAACCGCGTCAAGTGCCGACTATAACccagaacaacaacaccaacaacaacaataacttttTGCAAGTACCTACCTCAGGACTTTTGAAGCCGCCACAAGTGCCTAGCGGTCCACCATCGGTGGGTTCGAATGTATCGCCACGCAACAGCTGTAGCCAGAACACAAGCGGCTATCAGAGTTTTAGCAGCAGCACCACATCGCTGGAGCAATCGTATCCACCATATGGCCAGTTGCAGGGGGCCGTCTCATCGACGTCCTCCTCGTcgggtggcaacaacaatcgtGCGCACTATTCGCCCGACTCCACGTACAGCAGCGAGACGGGCAGCATTGCTGGCACCACCGCACGTCTTGGTCGCCGTCTTAGCGATGGAGTACTGCTTGGGCTGGGCAGCGCCATAGGCGGCGCACATCTGTTGCCCGGCAGCGCTGAAAGCTATCGCAATCTTCATTATGATCTGGCCGCCGCTGCGGGCAAGCATCAGcaccatcaacagcagcaggcatcGCAACGTGCTTGTGAATTTGATATACAACGTGCACTTGGCTTCAAGGCCATGGAACGCACACCTGTCGCTGGTGAGCTGCGCACTCCAACCCCTGCCTGGATGGGCATGGGAATTAGCCGCACATCGCCAGCACCCATTGAGACGGTGGATGATGGTTCCAATGGTGGTGCCAATACAGCCAATGGCTGGCGTATGCCGCCACCACCGCCAGGCCTTTGTTCCCCATACGGACTGAGCGCAACGACGGGATTGCTGGACGCAACGCCCGTGAGTCGGCGCTTGCAGCTGTCCCAACATAAGGACATACACACACTACTAACGAGCGTCGGCTTGGAGCACTACATAA agaTTTTCGTTTTAAACGAAATTGACTTGGAAATGTTTACAACACTGACGGAGGAGAATCTAATGGAGCTGGGCATCACCGCGTTTGGAGCTCGCAAGAAGCTGCTGGCGGCCATTCACACGCTTCTGGCCAACGAAGCCGCCTGCAGTAGTAtgcccagcagcagctcctcgCAGAGCTCCTCGCCGCGATTCTCCGGCAGCGCTGCGCCCGGAGCCGAGCGTCGTCCCTCGAATCAGTGGTAA